From one Gracilimonas sp. genomic stretch:
- a CDS encoding histidine phosphatase family protein, whose protein sequence is MKQLFIIRHGETDNNKAHIIQGRSLDASINELGRQQAQAICDALESYEVHKIVASALRRTHETAQPLADQRKLKIHKHPELDEIDFGILEGKVFTEIKEQVMDVHEKWKSGNVDYAPENGESPRQTYARANAKVEEVLESSSEESIVFMIHGRLTRVLLSEWLGHGLKNMHKIEHQNGAINHLTWHDGKFKAVELNKTDHLMELV, encoded by the coding sequence ATGAAGCAATTATTCATCATTCGCCACGGAGAGACGGACAATAACAAAGCGCATATTATTCAGGGAAGGAGCCTGGATGCCTCTATTAATGAGTTAGGCCGGCAACAAGCCCAGGCTATTTGCGATGCTCTTGAATCTTATGAAGTTCATAAAATTGTAGCTAGCGCTCTTCGGCGGACTCATGAAACAGCCCAACCGCTGGCTGATCAAAGAAAGCTGAAAATCCATAAACACCCCGAACTGGATGAGATTGATTTTGGCATCCTCGAGGGGAAAGTATTTACTGAGATCAAAGAGCAGGTGATGGACGTACATGAGAAATGGAAAAGCGGGAATGTAGATTATGCTCCTGAAAACGGTGAGTCGCCGCGGCAAACTTATGCCAGAGCAAATGCAAAGGTTGAAGAAGTACTGGAATCATCTTCGGAAGAAAGCATTGTATTCATGATTCATGGCCGGCTTACCCGTGTTTTACTATCTGAGTGGCTGGGACACGGGTTAAAGAACATGCACAAAATTGAGCATCAGAACGGAGCCATCAATCATCTGACGTGGCATGATGGGAAGTTCAAAGCTGTGGAGTTGAATAAAACCGATCACCTTATGGAGCTGGTCTGA
- a CDS encoding phosphoribosyltransferase family protein, with product MLFKNFKEGVLEVLFPKVCTVCGLKLTSNENFVCNLCLNEKFEEASREGKTASSDIMLPEGISLQHALWNFDKGGHLQDLLHQLKYQRLIGVGEDLGRQLGKSLLANPFFTERIKNNKVGLLPVPLHKKKRRMRGYNQAFHIAKGVAEVINLPVIEQEAVIRNKNTSTQTGFSLEKRRKNISGAFQVQKYEAIENSVCIIIDDVFTTGATTFELASELKEAGCKEIMIATVAQA from the coding sequence ATGCTTTTTAAAAATTTTAAAGAGGGTGTTTTAGAGGTTCTGTTTCCAAAAGTGTGCACAGTTTGTGGATTGAAGTTAACCAGCAACGAAAACTTTGTCTGTAATCTGTGTTTAAACGAGAAATTTGAAGAAGCCTCTAGAGAGGGTAAAACTGCTTCCAGCGATATTATGCTGCCGGAAGGAATAAGTTTACAGCACGCGCTTTGGAATTTTGACAAGGGGGGACATTTGCAGGATCTTTTGCACCAGCTAAAGTATCAGAGGTTGATTGGGGTTGGAGAAGATTTGGGGAGGCAACTAGGGAAAAGTCTGCTGGCAAACCCTTTTTTTACAGAAAGGATAAAGAATAATAAAGTCGGTCTGCTCCCGGTTCCGCTTCACAAAAAGAAAAGAAGAATGAGAGGATATAATCAGGCTTTCCATATTGCCAAGGGGGTGGCTGAGGTCATTAATTTACCTGTTATTGAACAAGAAGCTGTAATTCGGAACAAGAATACGAGCACACAAACAGGATTTTCTCTTGAAAAAAGAAGGAAGAATATTTCGGGTGCTTTTCAGGTTCAGAAATATGAAGCAATTGAAAACTCAGTTTGCATTATTATTGATGATGTATTCACAACAGGTGCAACCACATTTGAACTGGCTTCTGAGTTGAAAGAAGCTGGTTGTAAAGAAATTATGATTGCTACAGTTGCACAGGCCTGA
- the ubiE gene encoding bifunctional demethylmenaquinone methyltransferase/2-methoxy-6-polyprenyl-1,4-benzoquinol methylase UbiE: protein MSEKVRSMFADIADDYDRVNSVLSFGVHHAWRKKAVLESGAHEGDHVLDCATGTGDLAIEFKKAVGDSGYVLGTDFCAPMIEPAPAKAEKEGLKIDFEVADAMNLPYEDDKFDISSIAFGIRNVDDPVVALKELARVVKPGGRVTVLEFGQPKGLMKYPYELYSQHIMPAIGGWLSGNREAYTYLPRTSAEFPAGDKFLALMDESGAFKEKRAIKLTGGIAYVYVGVVQ from the coding sequence ATGAGTGAAAAAGTAAGATCCATGTTTGCTGATATCGCCGATGATTATGATCGCGTAAACAGTGTGTTGTCATTTGGAGTACATCATGCATGGAGAAAAAAAGCGGTATTGGAAAGCGGGGCTCACGAAGGTGACCATGTGCTTGACTGTGCGACCGGAACCGGAGACTTGGCCATCGAGTTCAAGAAGGCAGTAGGAGATTCAGGGTATGTTTTAGGAACTGATTTCTGTGCTCCTATGATTGAACCGGCGCCTGCGAAAGCAGAGAAAGAGGGCTTGAAAATCGATTTTGAAGTGGCTGATGCCATGAACCTTCCCTATGAGGATGATAAGTTTGATATCTCCAGTATCGCATTCGGTATCCGAAATGTAGACGACCCGGTGGTAGCTTTGAAGGAATTAGCCCGAGTTGTAAAACCTGGCGGGAGAGTAACGGTACTAGAGTTTGGCCAACCCAAAGGACTCATGAAATATCCCTATGAACTCTACAGTCAGCATATTATGCCAGCCATAGGCGGTTGGCTAAGTGGAAATCGGGAAGCCTATACTTATTTACCGCGAACCAGCGCTGAGTTTCCGGCCGGAGATAAGTTTTTAGCTCTGATGGATGAATCGGGGGCTTTCAAAGAAAAGCGAGCGATTAAGCTAACCGGTGGTATCGCATACGTTTATGTAGGAGTGGTTCAATAA
- the fabZ gene encoding 3-hydroxyacyl-ACP dehydratase FabZ: MKIEDIKKVLPHRYPFLLVDRVLELEEEKIKALKNVTANEEFFNGHFPGQPIMPGVLQVEALAQAGAIMLMTQKAENPDETLMVFTGINNCKFRRQVVPGDQLVLEVEMGSMRRNFVTMKGKATVDGEVACELEASAALVPKDKA; this comes from the coding sequence ATGAAGATAGAAGACATTAAAAAAGTTCTGCCACATCGATATCCATTTTTATTGGTAGACAGGGTGTTGGAACTTGAAGAAGAAAAAATTAAGGCCCTAAAAAACGTGACCGCCAATGAAGAATTTTTTAACGGGCACTTTCCTGGTCAGCCTATAATGCCGGGTGTGCTTCAGGTTGAAGCATTGGCACAAGCTGGAGCGATCATGTTGATGACGCAAAAAGCAGAAAACCCGGATGAAACATTGATGGTATTTACAGGAATCAATAACTGCAAATTCAGAAGACAGGTTGTACCCGGTGATCAGTTGGTTCTTGAAGTAGAAATGGGATCTATGCGGCGCAACTTTGTTACCATGAAAGGTAAGGCTACTGTTGATGGCGAAGTGGCATGCGAACTGGAGGCATCGGCTGCTTTAGTGCCGAAGGATAAGGCATGA